In the Caldilineales bacterium genome, one interval contains:
- a CDS encoding TIGR03663 family protein codes for MAAPKQPTPSAPSARRAGSWLDRPALVALNWEKIAWIVLILLAFALRLYNVGARTMSHDESLHTQYSYQLYNGSGYTHDPLMHGPFLFEITALSYFLFGASDASARLPVVLFGTGIVALMWFTRRWLGRLGAWLAGVLLAFSPVLLYHSRYIRHDIYLIFFIVLTAILAFRYLETGNKNWLIGLAVALGLSFTTMEGSFIYAIVFVGFFLVWTLARLLATKWENQGYRWPFLGLLALAGVLATYPLFEAIKSPVGSAVTSARLGGLVLWPIFLVGVAVLAVAFWFLIKGYGLARLREMRELDVMLWILTLAAPLYAAFPIKLFGGNPESVKILPNMLQPDVLKSAAIFLVMVAAFGVIGLLWDGRRYAAGLGVFYGVLIVLFTTFFNNGNGVGTGLVGSMGYWLAQQEVKRGGQPWYYYGLIVPLYEFLPLLLSGLGVITLAGRGLRRRSLDPSSDDSLTSISAPLPIRSQWLLFIAFWSISVWVIFTWAGEKMPWLSTHFTTPMCILGGWYLAERLKVVDWRGVRERQGLWLLLGLPLWIVALVKLLQLRPFRGSDLDSLSDTMGFIAALALVIGLGWVLARKVLAVGWRSTGRLAFLSLVALLALLSWRTAFYYNYVYYDYPVEPGVYAHGSPDVKIIVSQLQDISRKTVGENQLAFAYDNESTWPFEWYFRDFPNKKFFGAAPSRDYLQDAPVVLIGTENEGKVKPYLGNNYYRIPYRQIWWPKETYKDLTWQRIWDGLRDPQIRKNVLDVILYRRYQQPLADWDPSDRVLMFVRKDIANQVWDLGAAPAIEQVEVVDPFEGKYRLESATQILGGVSGEAPGQLKQPRDAAVGPEGRIYVADTGNHRIQVFNPDGSFAFGWGSFGEGDGQFNEPWGIAASADRIYVVDTWNHRLQVFTPDGQFLSKWGAFVSTDGQLGQQGVFWGPRAVAIDGNGNLLVTDTGNKRVQVFDPEGNPITQFGGAGLEPSYLDEPVGVAVGADGSIYVADAWNTRIQKFGADYQFVKEWPVSGWTDQNIFTKPYIAVDSKGTVYASDPTGWRVLVWDSEGVPIAALGQYGAAGTDFAWPNGVSIGPDDALWVTDADNNRVMRFEPIR; via the coding sequence ATGGCCGCCCCCAAGCAACCCACCCCCTCCGCCCCCTCTGCCCGCCGCGCCGGCTCCTGGCTCGACCGACCCGCGCTCGTGGCCTTGAACTGGGAGAAAATCGCCTGGATCGTCCTCATCCTGCTGGCGTTTGCTCTGCGTCTGTACAATGTCGGCGCCCGCACCATGAGCCATGACGAAAGCCTGCACACGCAGTACAGCTATCAGTTGTACAACGGCAGCGGCTACACGCACGACCCCTTGATGCACGGCCCCTTCCTGTTCGAGATCACCGCCCTGAGCTACTTCCTCTTTGGCGCCAGCGACGCCTCGGCCCGGCTGCCGGTGGTGCTCTTTGGCACGGGTATCGTGGCGCTGATGTGGTTCACCCGGCGTTGGCTAGGGCGGTTGGGTGCATGGCTGGCGGGCGTGTTGTTGGCCTTCTCGCCCGTGCTGCTGTACCACAGCCGCTACATCCGCCACGACATCTATCTCATCTTCTTCATCGTCCTGACGGCGATCCTGGCCTTTCGCTATCTGGAAACGGGGAACAAGAACTGGCTGATCGGGTTGGCGGTGGCGTTGGGCTTGTCGTTCACCACCATGGAAGGCTCGTTCATCTACGCCATTGTCTTCGTCGGTTTCTTCCTGGTCTGGACGTTGGCCCGGCTCTTGGCGACGAAGTGGGAGAACCAGGGCTATCGCTGGCCCTTCTTGGGCTTACTGGCTCTGGCGGGCGTGCTGGCCACCTATCCACTCTTCGAGGCCATCAAATCGCCCGTTGGCTCGGCTGTGACCAGCGCCCGTCTGGGCGGGCTGGTGTTGTGGCCGATCTTCCTGGTTGGCGTAGCGGTTTTGGCTGTGGCTTTCTGGTTTCTGATCAAAGGCTACGGCCTGGCGCGACTGCGCGAGATGCGCGAGTTGGATGTCATGCTCTGGATTCTGACCCTGGCCGCGCCGCTGTACGCTGCTTTTCCGATCAAACTCTTCGGCGGCAACCCCGAATCGGTCAAAATCCTGCCCAACATGTTGCAGCCCGACGTGCTCAAGTCCGCTGCCATCTTCTTGGTCATGGTGGCGGCTTTCGGCGTCATTGGCCTGTTGTGGGATGGTCGGCGCTATGCCGCCGGGCTGGGGGTCTTCTATGGCGTCCTGATCGTCCTCTTCACTACCTTCTTCAACAACGGCAACGGCGTGGGCACCGGGCTGGTGGGGAGCATGGGCTACTGGTTGGCGCAGCAGGAAGTCAAGCGCGGCGGCCAGCCCTGGTACTACTACGGCCTGATCGTGCCGCTGTACGAATTCCTGCCCCTTCTCCTCTCCGGGCTGGGGGTGATCACCCTGGCCGGGCGCGGCCTGCGCCGGCGCTCGCTCGATCCCAGCAGCGATGACAGCCTGACATCCATCTCCGCCCCCTTGCCCATCCGCAGCCAGTGGCTCCTTTTCATCGCCTTCTGGTCGATCAGCGTGTGGGTCATCTTCACCTGGGCCGGCGAGAAGATGCCCTGGCTTTCGACCCACTTCACCACCCCCATGTGCATCCTGGGCGGCTGGTATCTGGCCGAGCGCCTGAAGGTGGTGGACTGGCGGGGTGTGCGCGAGCGGCAAGGGCTGTGGCTGTTGCTCGGCCTACCGCTGTGGATCGTCGCGCTGGTCAAGCTGCTCCAACTCCGCCCCTTCCGCGGCTCCGACCTGGATAGCCTCAGCGACACCATGGGCTTCATTGCCGCCCTGGCGCTAGTGATTGGCCTGGGCTGGGTGTTGGCGCGCAAGGTGCTGGCGGTCGGCTGGCGCTCGACCGGCCGCCTGGCCTTCCTCAGCCTGGTCGCTTTGCTGGCCCTTCTCTCCTGGCGGACGGCCTTCTACTACAACTACGTCTACTACGACTACCCCGTCGAACCGGGCGTGTATGCACATGGCTCGCCGGATGTGAAGATCATCGTCAGCCAGTTGCAGGACATCTCGCGTAAGACCGTGGGCGAAAACCAATTGGCCTTTGCCTACGACAACGAGTCCACCTGGCCGTTCGAGTGGTATTTCCGCGACTTCCCCAACAAGAAGTTCTTCGGCGCCGCCCCCTCGCGCGACTATCTCCAGGACGCCCCCGTGGTGCTGATCGGAACCGAGAACGAGGGCAAAGTCAAGCCCTACCTGGGCAACAACTACTATCGCATCCCCTACCGCCAGATCTGGTGGCCCAAAGAAACTTACAAGGACCTCACCTGGCAGCGGATTTGGGACGGTCTGCGCGACCCTCAGATCCGCAAGAACGTGCTGGATGTCATCCTCTACCGCCGCTACCAGCAACCCCTGGCCGACTGGGACCCCTCCGACCGCGTGCTGATGTTCGTGCGCAAGGACATCGCCAACCAGGTGTGGGACCTGGGCGCAGCCCCAGCCATCGAACAGGTTGAGGTGGTCGATCCGTTCGAAGGTAAATACCGCCTGGAATCGGCCACGCAGATCCTGGGCGGCGTCAGTGGCGAAGCGCCGGGCCAGCTCAAACAGCCGCGCGACGCCGCGGTGGGGCCGGAAGGGCGCATCTATGTGGCCGACACCGGCAATCATCGCATTCAGGTCTTCAACCCCGATGGCAGTTTCGCCTTCGGTTGGGGCAGCTTTGGCGAAGGCGACGGCCAGTTCAACGAGCCGTGGGGCATCGCCGCCTCGGCCGACCGCATCTACGTGGTCGATACCTGGAATCACCGTCTTCAGGTCTTCACCCCCGATGGCCAGTTCCTGAGCAAATGGGGTGCGTTCGTCTCCACCGACGGCCAGCTGGGGCAGCAGGGCGTGTTCTGGGGGCCGCGCGCGGTTGCCATCGATGGCAACGGCAACCTCCTCGTCACCGACACCGGCAACAAGCGCGTCCAGGTCTTCGACCCCGAAGGCAACCCAATCACACAGTTCGGCGGCGCCGGCCTCGAACCCAGCTATCTGGATGAGCCGGTGGGGGTGGCCGTGGGAGCGGATGGCAGCATCTACGTGGCCGACGCCTGGAACACCCGCATCCAGAAGTTCGGCGCCGACTACCAGTTCGTCAAGGAGTGGCCTGTGTCCGGCTGGACGGACCAGAACATCTTCACCAAGCCCTATATCGCCGTGGACAGCAAGGGCACGGTCTATGCCTCGGACCCGACCGGCTGGCGGGTGCTGGTATGGGATAGCGAGGGCGTCCCCATCGCCGCCCTGGGTCAGTATGGCGCCGCCGGCACCGATTTCGCCTGGCCGAACGGCGTCAGCATCGGCCCCGACGACGCCTTGTGGGTGACGGACGCCGACAACAACCGCGTCATGCGCTTCGAGCCGATACGATAA
- a CDS encoding PIN domain-containing protein: MRSFVVDTHPLVWHLTADTRLGPQGSDLFQATDRGDVRLIVPGIVLIEIIYLAEKRRLPANLVSQVTALLEPPTINYQLAPLDLPVIKRLETVDRSFVPDLPDRIVVATALRWDLPLISRDAAFSRVAELNLVW, translated from the coding sequence ATGCGTAGCTTCGTTGTTGACACCCATCCTCTGGTCTGGCATCTGACCGCGGATACGCGTTTGGGGCCGCAGGGCAGCGATCTCTTCCAGGCTACTGACCGTGGCGATGTCAGGCTCATCGTTCCCGGCATTGTTCTCATTGAGATCATCTACCTGGCAGAGAAACGCCGACTTCCTGCCAATCTGGTCTCGCAGGTGACGGCATTGTTGGAACCACCGACGATAAACTATCAGCTTGCTCCGTTGGATTTGCCAGTAATCAAGCGACTGGAGACTGTCGATCGTTCCTTCGTGCCAGATTTGCCTGATCGCATTGTCGTCGCAACGGCCCTTCGTTGGGATCTGCCCCTCATCAGTCGTGATGCCGCCTTTTCCAGGGTGGCAGAACTGAATCTGGTTTGGTAG